In Acetonema longum DSM 6540, the genomic stretch GCAGGATAGCGCGCGGGTATGCCATGAAAATCAGAACCACCGGTCACCAATAGATTGTGTTGCCTGGCTAAACTTAAGTATTTTGCTATTTCTCCTTTACTATGCATAGGATGATAAACCTCTAGCCCGCGAATTCCCTTTTGAATGATGGCCGACACTAAAGCATCATTGCCGATGAGACCCGGGTGAGCCAGCACTGGCACGCCCTTTGCTTGAATAATTAAGCGGATTACCTGCTCCGGTGTTAATTTAAAATGAGGAACATAAGCCGGCTTTCCAGCGCTTAATATCTGTGAAAAAACTTCTGCTACCGATGAAAAGTAGCCTCTCTCCACTAACACTTTAGCCACATGGGGGCGGCCAACCGAGGTCGCCCCCATGGCTGTTCTCAGCACCTGTTCCTGAGAGATGGGATACCCCAGCAGGGCCAATTTTTCTAGGATTTTGTTGACCCGTAGCCGGCGGTCTTCAGTCAGAACATCTAATTGCTGCCGCAGCGGCTTGCTGCGTATATCGATATAATATCCTAAAATATGTACTTCATGAGCAGGAAGATCCGTGCTGAACTCAATGCCAGGGATGACTTTGAGCTTTTGTACATGGGAATCGGCGTTCAAGGATAACAGTCCGTCCAGTGTATCGTGATCTGTAATAGAAATATGTGATAAACCGGCCTGTAAGGCACTATCAATAATTTCTTGCGGCGTATATAAGCCATCCGAAGCTGTGGTATGAATGTGTAAATCGGCTTTTTCAATTGACATAGGAACTATCCAACACCAGCCTAATGAAAGTACGCACCCCAATCCCGGTAGCACCCTTCACATTATACCCGGCATCCTTATCAACTGTAACCGTGCCGGCGATATCGATGTGGACCCAAGGCCGCTTTTCGACGAATTTTTCAATAAACTTACCGGCAGTGATCGCACCGGCCCATCTTCCTCCCGAATTCTTCATGTCAGCAATATCACTTTTAATTTGTTCGGTATAATCGTCAAACCCAGGCAGTTCCCACATTTTTTCCCCGGAATACTGAGCTGCTGCTAGAAGTTGCTTGCACCAATCCGAATCGTTGGTAATGACCCCGGATACCGATTTTCCTAGCGCCACTACACAGGCGCCGGTCAGTGTGGCGATATCCACAATTCGGGTAGCTCCTGCCCGAATGGCGTAGGTAATCGCATCGGCCAGGATCAGCCGGCCTTCGGCATCAGTTGTAATAATTTCAATGGTCTTGCCACTCATAGATGTCACTACGTCACCCGGTTTCAGAGCTCGACCGGAGGGCATATTCTCGACGCAGGGAAGCACCGCTAGGATATTGACCCGCGGCTTTAGCTGGCCAATAGCTTTCATAGCGGCCATGACAGCCGCAGCGCCGGCCATATCGTCTTTCATATCTCCCATGCCTTCACTGGGTTTTAATGAAATGCCGCCACTGTCAAAGGTGACTCCTTTGCCGACGAACGCCAGCATCTCCTGGGAATCCGGATTCCCCTTATACTTAAACACAATAAGCCGGGGCGGTTCTTCACTGCCTTTGGCCACTGCCAGTAAGGCGTTCATTTTTTTCTGCCGCATGGCCTCCTGGTCTAATACAGTTAATTCTAAGCCAGTGGATTCTTCCACCAAAGCCGCATAATCCACCATTCGGCTTGGTGTTAGATAATGGGAAGGATGATTGACCAAATCGCGGCAAAAGTTGACGGAATCCGCTACGATCCTGCCCTGTTTGAGGCCCCATTCCACATCAGACTGGCAATGGGATTCGCACTGCAGGAACACTTTGTCCAGAAACTTGCTTGGCTTGCTATCGGTTTTATAGCATTTAAATTCATAGGTTCCTAGCAGGGCACCTTCCACTATGGCTTGAGCTATATCAGAAACCTGGGCACCAGGAATCATATAGTGGCCAACATCCAAAAGAAGGGCAGCGGCTCGATGCCGATTGATGCTTCTAACCGCAGAGCCCATCAAAGTCCTTATTTTATCCTGTGTCAAATCCTTGATGCTGCCCAGGCCGACCAATACGATGCGTTGAATCGGATGATCTGCGATATATAGGCTGGTAATTTCGCCATAATTGCCGCAATCCGGGTTTTGCTGCCGTATGGCATCAAAATAAGCCTGTAATGTGCCGTCTACAGTGTTGCTTGCCCTCCCGTCCTTGTCAATGCCAATGAGCTGAGCATCGCATATGACGCCGGGTACGGCATCGGTAATGACCTCTAGTATCATTTGTCATCCCCCTTTTCAACCATTTATCTATATTATATCTGAAATGAATCATTACTAACTAAACTACGAATAAAAAATAGTAAAACCTGTCCGTCAGAACAGGTTTTGAGGTCCTCTTGGATCTACCTCGGTTCGACGATTAATTTGATGGCGGTTCGCTCTTCACCATCAATCATGATATCTGTAAAGGCAGGGATGCAAATAAGATCGACTCCATGGGGAGCCACAAAGCCTCGCGCAATCGCGACCGCTTTTACTGCCTGGTTGAGTGCGCCGGCTCCGATGGCTTGCATTTCAGCGCAGCCCCGTTCCCTCAAGACTCCGGCCAGAGCCCCTGCAACAGAATTAGGATTAGACTTTGCTGATACTTTCAAGACGTCCATATTATCAGTGCCCTCCTCTAATTAAACAAAATATATGATGCGGCAAAAGGTTTTGCAACATGAGTTGTTTTCTGGTAAATACGCTTCTGTTGAGAGAAAAAAAGATTCAAAGTATTAAGAATAAATCAACAAAAATTTTTAAACATTCATCTATTTATTAAAAACCAATACTCGGCCATCTTCTCTGATGCCGATCAAGCTATGCTCAGCATAATCTTTTTTTACATTTTCCAGCATGTTTTCAATCAGTTCTTCCTGAACAAGCAAATCTTCTTCCAGCAGAAACTCATTTTGATCGGTAATCAAGCGGTCTTTTAATTGCTCCCGCAAGAGTGCAATCAGTAACGCAATTTCCCCTTTGGTAAAAGTGTAGACATCCCGGATCACAGTTAAGATAGTCACTTGCTCGTAAGTACTGATGTGAACACGAACAATGCTATTGGCCTTTTCGCCGTTTAACAAATGATAAGTATGAATGCTGTCTAAAAGCCGATTTTGCAATGTAGCAATTTTACATTCCGAAGGGATGCCGGAAAACATAAATGTAAACTTTAAAGAATGTGAAAGCGGATCAAATCGTATCGTCCCAACTTCCGGATAGCGTACAAGAATTGAAATCAGTAAATTGACTCCGTCAGAAATCCGTTCATCTCCCTGCTGATATTGGGGCATATAGTTCACCATCCAAGCAAAAAAATTAGGAACAAAAAATAAGACAATAAAGAATGCATATCTTTTTGTTTCTCTAACGATTCGCTAAAATCCTGCATAAAACACAACGCGAAATAAAAAACGGCCCTAAGGCCATTTTTTATTTCGCGTAATCAACCGCTCGAGTTTCCCGAATGACAGTAACCTTTATTTGACCAGGATACTCCAGTTCACTTTCAATCTTTTTAACGATATCGCGTGCTATACGAACGGACGATACGTCATCTACCTTATCAGGTTTTACAATAATGCGGATTTCGCGTCCGGCCTGAATTGCATAGGATTTTTCTACACCCTCAAACGACTCTGCAATATTCTCTAACCGTGTCAGTCTTTTCAAGTAGGTTTCCAGGCTTTCCCGGCGAGCGCCGGGACGGGCGGCGGAAACAGCATCGGCAGCAGCCACCAAAACAGCTTGAACGGTTTTCGCTTCCTCGTCCCCGTGGTGGGCACCGATTGCGTTAATTACTTCCGCAGATTCACGGTATTTTTTTGCCAAGTCGGCTCCAATAGTAACGTGAGGTCCTTCTACCTCATGATCAACCGCTTTGCCAATATCATGCAATAATCCGGAACGTTTCGCCAGCATTACGTCCACGCCTAATTCGGCAGCCATAACGCCAGCCAGATGAGCAACTTCAATTGAGTGTTTCAAAACATTTTGACCATAACTGGTACGATATTTAAGCCGTCCCAGCAGTTTAATCAACTCGGGATGCAGTCCGTGAACACCGGTTTCGAAAGTAGCCTGTTCTCCCGCCTCTTTGATCTTCTGATCGACTTCTTTTTGTGCCTTTTCCACCATTTCTTCGATACGAGCAGGATGGATCCGGCCATCGGTAATCAGCTTCTCCAGGGCAATTCTCGCCACTTCCCGCCGTACCGGATCAAATCCGGATAGTATGACGGCTTCGGGCGTGTCATCAATGATCAAATCAATGCCGGTTAAAGTCTCTAAGGTGCGAATATTGCGACCTTCACGCCCAATAATACGTCCCTTCATTTCATCATTCGGCAGCGCCACAACCGACACGGTAGTTTCCGCGACATGGTCGGCAGCACATCGTTGAATGGCCAGAGAAATAATTTCTCGCGCCTTTTTATCGGCTTCTTCTCTGGCTTGTTGTTCGAGATCTTTAATCAAAATCGCCGTTTCATGCTTGATTTCCTCTTCTACATTTGCCAGCAGCAACTGTCTAGCCTGCTCAGAAGTCAAACCTGATAATCGTTCAAGTTCAGCGAGTTGTTTAGTATACAACTCGTTAATTTTCTCTTGACTCTTATCCAACTCAGCCTCTTTTCGGCCAAGCGTCTCTTCCTTTTTTTCCAGGGAATCAATTTTGCGGTCCAGATTTTCTTCCTTCTGTACTAGACGGCGTTCAAGACGCTGCAATTCGGCACGACGTTCTTTTACTTCACGGTCTAACTCACTTCTTAGACGATGAATTTCTTCCTTGGCTTCCAGGAGAGATTCTTTCTTTTTCGCCTCGCCGAATCGTTCCGCCTCTTCCAAAATTTTTTTAGCGGCATTCTCCGCCAAAGCAATTTTAGCTTCCGCAATATTTCTTCGCGTCAGATAGCCTGCACCAAATCCAATTGCTCCAATAATGATTGCAATAATAATTATTTCAAATAAGATAATTTACACCTCCTTCTTTTTAGGTTTAATTACGGGTAAAGCCGAGTATCAACTCGGCTTTAGCACTTTATAATGCTCCCCTACAGTTGTCGGCAAGTCGGTAGTATAACATTACATATGGATTGATTTCATTGTAAATGTTTTTCAAAGGAGTGTCAAGCTAACCTTGCTTTCTACCCGGCTTATTCGACTCATTCTGTCATTAAAGGAGAAATAACTCGGTTGATGACAGGGCGGGAGAAACCTCTGGAATATAAAAAGCGCGCTGCCTTGGGAAGATCATCCAGCAAGCGGCGCTTTGTCAGCAGATCTTTTGCCCAGATGTCTTCCTCGCTAAAATCAATTTGACTCATTTGCTCTCTAATGATCGGATCGGAAATTCCTCGCTTGCGCAGCTTGTTGCGAATTCCCAGGGAACCCAGGTCACCCTGAATGCAATGCTTCTCAATCAACCGGCGGCATAATAATTCATCTGATAAGTAGTGCCGTTCCAACAAATAGGAAACTGTCCGGTCTACTTGAGACGGCAAAGCTTTAAGACGCAGTTTTTGCCGAAGCTCATACTCGCTTAAATCGCGCCGGCCGAGAAGCCGCATAGCCAAAGCCAGAACCTCTGCCTCATTCAACCGCCAGATCCTCCGTACCGGCTTCGGTTGCTGCCGTCAACTTCAGATTACTGTTGCCTTGCAGCAAAGTTTCTCTGATTCTTCTCTCGATTTCATCGCTGACAGCTTTATTGGCTTTCAGATACTCCTTGGCATTTTCCCGGCCCTGGCCCAAACGATTATTATTATAGGAATACCAGGCGCCGCTTTTATCAATCACTTCTAATTCAGTGGCTATATCCACCAGGCATCCCTCGCGGGAAATTCCTTCGCCGTACATAATATCAAATTCCGCTTGTTTAAAGGGCGGTGCAATTTTATTTTTGACCACTTTCACCTTGGTCCGATTGCCGACGGCATCATTGCCGACTTTGATGCTTTCAGTTCTGCGGACCTCCAAACGCACGGAAGCGTAAAACTTAAGGGCGCGGCCGCCGGTCGTAGTTTCCGGGTTGCCAAACATGACACCTACTTTTTCCCGGATTTGGTTGATAAAAATGGCGGTAGTGCGGGATTTACTGATGATGCCGGTAAGTTTGCGCAGGGCTTGAGACATTAAGCGGGCCTGAAGGCCTACATGAGAATCCCCCATTTCCCCTTCAATTTCAGCCTTGGGAACCAAGGCTGCTACCGAATCTACGACGATAACGTCAATGGCCCCGCTACGCACTAAAGCATCGGCAATCTCCAGAGCTTGCTCCCCGTGATCAGGCTGGGAAATCAGCAGGTTATCAATGTCTACCCCCAGCTTTTTTGCATAAACAGGATCCAGAGCATGTTCAGCATCGATAAAAGCGGCAATGCCTCCCTTTTTTTGCGCTTCAGCGATCACGTGCAGGGCCACGGTGGTTTTACCGGAAGATTCCGGTCCATAGATTTCGATTACTCTGCCGCGGGGAACGCCGCCTACTCCTAGGGCAACATCCAATGAAATAGCTCCTGTAGGGATTACTTCCACGTTCATTTTGGCAGCTGCTTCACCCAGCTTCATAATGGATCCCTTGCCAAAGTCTTTTTCAATTTGCCGCATGGCGCTTTCCAAAGCCTTGATTTTATCCATTTCTTCCCCTCCCATCCTGCCATCATAACACAAGCTTCTATTTCTATCCTTGCATTCGCGATGCCGTTCTTTAATTTCGACCTTTAGCCGGTTCCACGTTAATTCTATAACCCTTTATCGTATTGCGGTGCATAACGGCCAGAACCTTTTCCGCCACATCTTCCGGCACTTCAACAAAAGTAAATTTATCATAAATGTTGATCAAACCGATGGTGTTACCCGGAATACCGGTTTCTTCGGCAATGGTCCGGACCATGTCCTCAGGCCGGATATTTTGCGCCCTGCCCACGTTGAAAAATAGGCGTACCATGCCTTCCTCAGCACCGGTATTCTCAAAGCTGCTCTTTTCTTCCGCTGCTTTCTCCTTATATCCTTCCTGAGCAAACTTTAATGCCGCAGCCGCTACATCCATCGGATCATATTCCGCTGAGAGATCAGCTACGATGGAATGATAATCGGCGAAATTGCCCTGCATTAGGACCTGCAGCAGGCGAGTTTTCAGAACTTCTTTTTGCCGCTCCAGAATATCGGCGGAAGTAGGCAAGGCTCTTCGAACAATGCGGGTTTTAACCGCTTTTTCGATGATTTTCAGCTGGCGATATTCCCGAGGTTCGATAAAGGTAATGGCATGTCCTTTTTTTGCCGGCCCGGCCGGTCCGGCCAATCCTGTGGACATAGGACTCAGGATCCTGGGGAATATCAAAGTTGACTACATGGGTCACATGTTCAATATCCAGACCCCGTGCTGCCACATCGGTGGCCACTAATATCTCCAGCTGTCCGTCCCGGAACTTTTTCATGACTCTGTCCCGCTGGGACTGGCTCAGGTCGCCATGCAGGCCGTCGGCCATATATCCCCGGGCTTGCAATGAAGAAACTAGATCATTGACTCCCTTTTTGGTACGGCAAAAAATAATCAGGCGGTCAGTTTCTTCAATATCAAGAATACGGCAAAGACCTTCCAGTTTGTCGCGCGTCTCATAATAGCTCTGGTCAATCAGGGGAACGGTAATTTGTTCTTTGCTGATGGTGACCGTGACCGGGTTGTTCATATATTTATTGGCCAACGCCAGAATCGCCGAAGGCATGGTAGCCGAAAAAAGGAGGGTTTGCCGGCCCTCAGCGGGTACCTGATCCAGAATGCTTTCTACATCCTCAATAAACCCCATGTCCAGCATTTCGTCGGCTTCGTCTAATACCACAGTTTTTACCGTATCAAGATGAATCGTGTTGCGCCGGATGTGATCCAGCATTCTTCCAGGGGTGCCGATTACTACCTGAACCCCGTATTTTAATGTCCGGATCTGGCGTTCAATCGATTGCCCGCCATAGATTGGCAGGACTTTCAATTTGCGAAATTTACCGATTTTTGATAACTCTTCGGAAACCTGTATGGCCAACTCACGGGTAGGGGTTAGAACCAGCGCTTGAATATGCCTGCTGTCATTGAGCCGTTCGATAATGGGAATGCCAAAAGCAGCTGTCTTCCCTGTGCCGGTCTGGGCCTGCCCGATCACATCATGCCCTTCTAACACTGTGGGGATGGTTTTGCTTTGAATAGGAGACGGCTCCTCAAAACCCATTTCTGTGATCGCTGTTATAATTTTTTTGCTTAAAGCAATATCGCCAAATAAACCTTGTTCTTTCATAGACTTTCCTCCTAAAAATTAGAGTACATAACGTCGTAGATGGTCTAACGCTGCATGACTGGTGCGTTGTTTAATATTCATCCGGCTGCCGGTGAATATATTTCGGTGCACTATCGGTCCCTTGGATCCGTCTACCGCAATATAAACCAACCCTACCGGCTTTTGTTCGGTACCGCCGCCCGGACCGGCAATCCCAGTAATGCCAATGCCGATATGGCTGGCAAACTTACTGCGGATTTGCTTGGCCATATAAAGGGCAGTTTCCGGACTGACAGCGCCAAAATCCCGCAGCACCGAGTCGGGAATATCCAGAAACCCCTGTTTCACCTCATTGCTGTAGGCCACGACAGAACCAACAATATAGCCGGAACTGCCGGGAATATCCGTAAGCCGGCTGGTAACCAGACCACCGGTGCAAGATTCTGCCAGGCTGAGGGTCTGATTCGTTTCTGTTAATAAATTGCCCACAACCACTTCTAAATTTTCATCATCACAGCCATAGATAAATTCATTAATTCTGCTGCGTATTTGAGACTCCAGTCCGGCAATGAGTTCCTTTGCCTGAACGTCAGATGAAGCTTTGGCAGTAATCCGGACGTGAATCTCTCCGTCCCTGGCCAACAAAGCAAGGGTAGGATTGGTTTGCCGGCGAATCAGATCCATAATTTTTTCTTCCAGCGCCGATTCGCCGATGCCAAAGGTACGCAATACCTTCGAGAGAATCGCTCCTTGCTCGCCAAAACGGTTCTTTAGATAAGGAACCACACCATTTTCAAACATCCATTCCATCTCATGGGGAGGGCCCGGCAAATCGATAATTATTTTTCCCATGTGTTCCATAATGACTCCGGGCGCAGTACCCCGTTCATTATCCAATACAAAAGCGCCCTGGGGCATCATCGCCTGCCTTAAATTGCTCTGGGGCATGGAAAGGCTGCGGCGGGCAAAAAATGCTTCTATCCGTTCGACGCTGTGGGAATCTAAAACCAGCGGCAGTCCAAGCACCGAGGCGCAAACCTCTTTGGTAATGTCTCCTTGGGTGGGACCCAGGCCTCCGGTGGTAATCACCAAACCAGCCCGTCCCAATGCTGTATTCACTACCTGGGTCATGCGCTCCCGGTTGTCCCCTACCGTGGATTGGAACAACACGCTAAACCCTAATGCATTAAGCCGCTGTGCTAAATATTGGGCATTCTTATTTAATATCTGGCCTAAAAGTATCTCAGTGCCGGTACTGATCAGTTCGACAATCATACAGTCAACCTCCTAAATAAAGAAATTCGCATAAAAAGGAAGTTTTCCTCCCTTCGGCACGAAACTTGCTAAAGTATCTGCGGATTTTGTCCTGCATATATAAAAATAGTAGGACAAAATCCGTCGCTACTATTTTTACAAGCAGACTATAACTTTTCGCCCAATAAATCATATGCAAAACCTTGCACGATCCTTACCTTGACGAATTCACCGGCAGGCAGCGCTGAAGCACTTTCAATATAAATATGGCCGTCAACATCAGGTGCTTCCCGGTAAGAACGGCCCATCATCACCCGATCTTGTTCGGTGGCTCCTTCGATCAGAACATCCAGTATCTGCATTTCCATGCTCTGATTGATCTGTTCGGAAATTTGGGATTGGATGGCCATTAATTCATGGTACCGTTCCTGTTTAGTTTCGTCTGCAATTTGATCCTCCAAGGCGGCGGCAACCGTCCCTTCTTCCTGCGAATAGGTAAAGATGCCCACATGCTCAAACCGCTGCTCACTGATAAAGTTACGCAGATTTTGAAATTGTTGTTCTGTTTCACCGGGAAAACCGACAATAAAAGACGTCCGGACGGCCACGCCGGGAATACGGCTTCTGATCTTAGCCAGCAGGACTTCAATTTCATTTTGGTTGTCCGGACGGTTCATGACCTGCAGTATCGAGTCATCAATGTGCTGCAGCGGCAGATCAATATACTTACAGATTTTGGGTTCTTTGGCGATCAGGTCAATCAGATCATCCGTAAAATATTTAGGGTAACAATACAAAATCCGGATCCAGGCGATGCCGTCAATGCGGACTAATTCTTTCAACAGACCGGTGAGCTTAGGTCCGTCATATAAATCCCGTCCATAGCTGGTGGTATCCTGGGCGATCAGGTTAATTTCCTTTACACCCCGCGCCGCAAGCTGTTTAACTTCATTCACCACTGATGCCGCAGTCCGGCTGCGAAAGGCGCCGCGAACCATGGGTATCACGCAAAAGGAGCAGCAATTACTGCAGCCCTCAGCAATTTTTACATATGCCGTATGGGAAGGCGTAGTAGTAATGCGGGGCATAGTTTCATCATAGATAGCTGGATCTTCCCCCGTCAAAAGAAGCCTTTCCTTTTTTTGCAAAACCACTTCAATAGCTTCAACCACCCGATGCCAGGCACCGGTACCTAAAATCGCGTCTACTTCCGGCAGTTCGTCCAGCAGCTCGCCCTGATAACGCTGGCCCAGACAGCCGGCAACGATCAGACAGCGGCAATGGCCGGTTTTTTTATACGCCGCCATCTGTAAGATAACCGAAATCGACTCTTCCTTGGCCGAGTCAATGAAACTGCAGGTATTTACAATAAGTATTTCAGCCTCCGCCGGGTCATCGGTAATATTTATTCCGGCTTTATCTAACAAGCCCAGCATGATTTCCGTGTCCACCAGATTCTTAGCGCATCCTAAACTGATAAATCCTGCACGCAAGACAAAACCTCCAATATTTTACTTCCCGACAAATTTGTTCTTTTGATTTCGCGACGCAGCAAGCCGCCGCTGTTTAGGTCTGGGGGCCTTATTCTGATCCCGCCTGTCATCCCGCGGCGGCCGGATCAGGCATTTGGGGCCATAACCAATCAGGTCCTGACGTTTTGCCTGGGTTAAAGCTTGATGCACCAGTTGATAATTTTGGGGATCCCGGTATTGCAAGAGAGCACGCTGCAGTTTTTTTTC encodes the following:
- a CDS encoding PHP domain-containing protein; amino-acid sequence: MSIEKADLHIHTTASDGLYTPQEIIDSALQAGLSHISITDHDTLDGLLSLNADSHVQKLKVIPGIEFSTDLPAHEVHILGYYIDIRSKPLRQQLDVLTEDRRLRVNKILEKLALLGYPISQEQVLRTAMGATSVGRPHVAKVLVERGYFSSVAEVFSQILSAGKPAYVPHFKLTPEQVIRLIIQAKGVPVLAHPGLIGNDALVSAIIQKGIRGLEVYHPMHSKGEIAKYLSLARQHNLLVTGGSDFHGIPARYPASLGQFYIPADVVYQLQTYRE
- a CDS encoding leucyl aminopeptidase, with the protein product MILEVITDAVPGVICDAQLIGIDKDGRASNTVDGTLQAYFDAIRQQNPDCGNYGEITSLYIADHPIQRIVLVGLGSIKDLTQDKIRTLMGSAVRSINRHRAAALLLDVGHYMIPGAQVSDIAQAIVEGALLGTYEFKCYKTDSKPSKFLDKVFLQCESHCQSDVEWGLKQGRIVADSVNFCRDLVNHPSHYLTPSRMVDYAALVEESTGLELTVLDQEAMRQKKMNALLAVAKGSEEPPRLIVFKYKGNPDSQEMLAFVGKGVTFDSGGISLKPSEGMGDMKDDMAGAAAVMAAMKAIGQLKPRVNILAVLPCVENMPSGRALKPGDVVTSMSGKTIEIITTDAEGRLILADAITYAIRAGATRIVDIATLTGACVVALGKSVSGVITNDSDWCKQLLAAAQYSGEKMWELPGFDDYTEQIKSDIADMKNSGGRWAGAITAGKFIEKFVEKRPWVHIDIAGTVTVDKDAGYNVKGATGIGVRTFIRLVLDSSYVN
- a CDS encoding stage V sporulation protein S — its product is MDVLKVSAKSNPNSVAGALAGVLRERGCAEMQAIGAGALNQAVKAVAIARGFVAPHGVDLICIPAFTDIMIDGEERTAIKLIVEPR
- a CDS encoding regulatory protein RecX; translated protein: MNEAEVLALAMRLLGRRDLSEYELRQKLRLKALPSQVDRTVSYLLERHYLSDELLCRRLIEKHCIQGDLGSLGIRNKLRKRGISDPIIREQMSQIDFSEEDIWAKDLLTKRRLLDDLPKAARFLYSRGFSRPVINRVISPLMTE
- the recA gene encoding recombinase RecA — its product is MDKIKALESAMRQIEKDFGKGSIMKLGEAAAKMNVEVIPTGAISLDVALGVGGVPRGRVIEIYGPESSGKTTVALHVIAEAQKKGGIAAFIDAEHALDPVYAKKLGVDIDNLLISQPDHGEQALEIADALVRSGAIDVIVVDSVAALVPKAEIEGEMGDSHVGLQARLMSQALRKLTGIISKSRTTAIFINQIREKVGVMFGNPETTTGGRALKFYASVRLEVRRTESIKVGNDAVGNRTKVKVVKNKIAPPFKQAEFDIMYGEGISREGCLVDIATELEVIDKSGAWYSYNNNRLGQGRENAKEYLKANKAVSDEIERRIRETLLQGNSNLKLTAATEAGTEDLAVE
- a CDS encoding competence/damage-inducible protein A; the encoded protein is MIVELISTGTEILLGQILNKNAQYLAQRLNALGFSVLFQSTVGDNRERMTQVVNTALGRAGLVITTGGLGPTQGDITKEVCASVLGLPLVLDSHSVERIEAFFARRSLSMPQSNLRQAMMPQGAFVLDNERGTAPGVIMEHMGKIIIDLPGPPHEMEWMFENGVVPYLKNRFGEQGAILSKVLRTFGIGESALEEKIMDLIRRQTNPTLALLARDGEIHVRITAKASSDVQAKELIAGLESQIRSRINEFIYGCDDENLEVVVGNLLTETNQTLSLAESCTGGLVTSRLTDIPGSSGYIVGSVVAYSNEVKQGFLDIPDSVLRDFGAVSPETALYMAKQIRSKFASHIGIGITGIAGPGGGTEQKPVGLVYIAVDGSKGPIVHRNIFTGSRMNIKQRTSHAALDHLRRYVL
- the rimO gene encoding 30S ribosomal protein S12 methylthiotransferase RimO — translated: MRAGFISLGCAKNLVDTEIMLGLLDKAGINITDDPAEAEILIVNTCSFIDSAKEESISVILQMAAYKKTGHCRCLIVAGCLGQRYQGELLDELPEVDAILGTGAWHRVVEAIEVVLQKKERLLLTGEDPAIYDETMPRITTTPSHTAYVKIAEGCSNCCSFCVIPMVRGAFRSRTAASVVNEVKQLAARGVKEINLIAQDTTSYGRDLYDGPKLTGLLKELVRIDGIAWIRILYCYPKYFTDDLIDLIAKEPKICKYIDLPLQHIDDSILQVMNRPDNQNEIEVLLAKIRSRIPGVAVRTSFIVGFPGETEQQFQNLRNFISEQRFEHVGIFTYSQEEGTVAAALEDQIADETKQERYHELMAIQSQISEQINQSMEMQILDVLIEGATEQDRVMMGRSYREAPDVDGHIYIESASALPAGEFVKVRIVQGFAYDLLGEKL